The region TGGCTTCAGATTGGAGACATACATGTAGGTGCGCCGCGGACTGACAGTCGAGCGCAGTGTATGGCCATTGGCATCCATGATGATGATCTCGCGCGCCCCCCGTTTGGCGAAATGGGTGATGAAGGCATCGCCATCGTAGGATCTCTCGACACTATATGAAGATACGGCTGTAGTGCGGCTATTATttggtgtgtggcatgtgcgGTACTCACTGGGCGTCTGGGTGTTCCGTGTGTACTTTTCTTTCTTCAGTCATTTTTCTGGTGTGACTTTTGCCTACGGAAACTACTTTTCAATGACTTGTGGAGAGGTCTATCCCCAGGGGTACTGTGTTCGTTTGTTCTGATCTTTTATTTACTAACAACAACATATAATTTGAATGGAACTACTGTGGAACGGGGATGCGAGTGCGGAGGAACGCCAGGATGGCGTTCGTTCCGGCGCTCAGAATTTGATGACGCGGCTGTCGGAGCGGATTACCCATCAGATACAGCTCACGAATGTTCTGCAGGTTGCCCAGGATGGGCGGCACTTGGCGAATATCATTGTTGCTCAGATCCAGTACCTGGAGATTCTTTAGGGCACCCAGTCCCGCCTCGCTGGCATCGATGTCCTTGATGTGATTATCGTGGGCCAAGAGGGTCTCCAGGCTCTGCAGATCGCCGATACAGCGCGGCAGACGCTCGAACCGATTGAAGGAGATGTCCAGCGTGCAGAGCATCTGCAGGCCCCCAAACTCCATGGGCAGATCGCGCAGCAAGTTGCAGGGGACCTTGAAGTGGGCCAACTTCGAGAACTGCGACATGCTGGTGGGTATGTACGAGATCTGATTCTTGGTCAGATCCAGCTGGGTGAGCAGCTCGCTCAGCATGTTGAGATCCTTGGGCACCTCGCCCAGCCTGTTGTCCTTTAGCTGCACGACGTTCACCTCCTCCTGGCGCGCCTCCTCGAACACC is a window of Drosophila pseudoobscura strain MV-25-SWS-2005 chromosome 3, UCI_Dpse_MV25, whole genome shotgun sequence DNA encoding:
- the LOC4805601 gene encoding leucine-rich repeat-containing protein 40, producing MPADGLNSPRVQQRKSGGGGDEKNRSPFPDKYDMRGTRVLSIYKSQITEIPMEVFEEARQEEVNVVQLKDNRLGEVPKDLNMLSELLTQLDLTKNQISYIPTSMSQFSKLAHFKVPCNLLRDLPMEFGGLQMLCTLDISFNRFERLPRCIGDLQSLETLLAHDNHIKDIDASEAGLGALKNLQVLDLSNNDIRQVPPILGNLQNIRELYLMGNPLRQPRHQILSAGTNAILAFLRTRIPVPQ
- the LOC4805600 gene encoding dynein light chain roadblock-type 1, with amino-acid sequence MTEERKVHTEHPDAHVERSYDGDAFITHFAKRGAREIIIMDANGHTLRSTVSPRRTYMYVSNLKPLVTMGHNVVRDLNPSNDMTFLRLRADGGEVNITLGKDFILIVIQRIKRKSSFKSN